The Polyodon spathula isolate WHYD16114869_AA unplaced genomic scaffold, ASM1765450v1 scaffolds_705, whole genome shotgun sequence region GAGTGAAAATACATCTGTACACTGCCAGCTTGGGcagataaaactcaaaagttacacagtccttttttttttttttttttttaccttcatcCCCAAAGTAGAGCAGACCAACTCAATGATGGAACTGAGTTGGTTGCTATGGAAATACATAGCAACCAGTAGCAGCATCTCACCAAAAGAAGCCGATACCCCTGCAGCACTGCAATGCAAAATGAAACACTGGATTTTCacagcaaacaaacagacagacaggcgctGGAAAGCAATCACTGCGACCTCttagaaagaaaacacattttctaaactATATTAGAAAAaacagtggtaaaaaaaataaaataaattgcaacagGTTAGCATAGCGCTGTAACAAATACAAATGCTCACCTCTCAAAATATTCTTCTTCTTTAATCATCCAGCTCAGCCACATCACCATCAGCTGCTCCTGCTCTGGGGTGCTGCAGATCAAAGGCTGCTGTTAGATATCATACAGCTTCAACACACACCAAACCTAATACACCCTGAGGCGCTCCTACAATAGTGCAAATCAGGGTCCTTTTTTGGTGTGGGCAATGCAAGTGTGAAGCATCCTCTCCCCTCCTGTGATCCGTGTGtcagctgtgtatatacagtaaagcAAGGACCGCTAACACTATAGCAAAGTCCAATGTAAAACTATTGTCCTTTCTACACTGCAGTGACTCTTTGTTTTAAGGcatatacagctatgggcaaaatcTTAGCATCACCgaatagaattaactaattttgcttcataaagtcaaatgaaacctgaggaataatgttatgttaataatataataatatctttatatagcgcccttcatagtggatcaccatcacaaagcgctttacagaagcaggctgtgaactgtgcataatctgcagtcacttataataggacactgatttaacatctcacccgCAGGATGgtgcacagggaggttaagtgacttgctcagggtcacacagcgagtcagtcagtggcagaggtaggatttgaaccGATGACtgtctggttacaagccctggatcacactgcctctTGTAACATACTGAACTACATATAGCTTTGAGGTTTTCCATATATgtcacaaaaaactgacaaaaaaaaaaaaaaaatcgaaaagtGTGActtaatttaacatgaaataccgtgctactattatagcttccgataatattttgcagtttctttgattacatgatgttaactaaaaagatctaaatcatgttcatatgtatatttttggccacagctgtatattacACTTAAATAGCAGGCCAGCAATCATATTGTTGGTAGATGGATTTATTTATAGGTCACTATTCTTCTTTTGAAAGTTTTAGGAGCAGCAGCTGTCATTCCGGCTGCAGCCCCAGGGCTCTTTATTCCAAGTCATTCCTGTTACCTGACGAGAGTAGGGAATGCAAGCAGCTTGCAGAAGGAGAGCGACACAAAGCGCACGCCAGCCGGGGTAGCGGGGGGGCGGCTTGTCATGAGCTGGAGGAGCTGCTCGGCCTCCTCGTCTGTAGGCCTAagtgaataaacaaatacaataaaaacatacatatatattaaattatacagTATTGTCAAATAGAAGACACTGATGATCTTTCAGGAGTTGGTCTAATTCTTATTCCTGGTTTATTTTAGTATCTGGAATCTGCCATACGACCAAACCGAAACTAAATATCAGCATGTCCCAGGTGTGTCACGAGTGATAATATCAGAAAGCGACGATAAAAAGCTGAAACAGAAAAGGGTGCTGTTAACACAAGTTCACTTCTGTTATTGGACCCTTGATCCCACAAGACACTTTCCTCTTCAGATTTTATTAcataaacactatttaaaaagagATACCCAAACCTGGTTTTAAAAGGGGGGGAGGACACAACAACCAACTAAACACTCATGATAGTGCCAAGATTGAAAATGACTTCTTACCTGAGACCAGCTATCCCCATCAGTGCACAGTACAGCCGCAGCAAAGCGCTGGCTTTCACCACATGCTCCTCTCTCAGTCCAGAGTACCCGGCTGCTGTCTGCTCCAGATCGGAATCGCTATCGTTCGGGACGTGAGTGCTTCTGGACCTCGGAAGGATGGCCACTAGCTCCAGAAGCAGCTGCCGTCTCATTTGCCAGAGAACTgaactgctttctttctttcgctaatcaaaagagaaacaaacatcAACATTGTAACATATACAAGACAACCACCACACCTGATCCCAGTGGAGCCGAAAAAATTGATTAATCCTTCCACAGAGTTTTAAAGCAAAGGTCTTTACAATGAAGTCgaaggaaacctgctgaatactgaattacataccgttttgtgGTTATTCATATACTAAAtctaaaatctaacatgaaatactgtactgctattatggcttccggtagacttttatatcactttgtagtttctttcattacatgatgctaaataaaatatctaaattatgttcctatagttgtttttttattttgtctcaatCCCATAATTagaggtgatgcaaagcttttggccagagctgtaaaaGGAAACGCTCTCACCTGTTGACCATTTCGGATAAACATTCCAAACCAGGTTCGCACTTTGGCATTGGTTCCCAGGAGCAGACCGCTGACAAATGAGACCAGGTTGCTCACCGCATCATCTGCCGTGTCAGATTTGGTGTGATCCAATGTCAACGCCACACCAAGCCCAGGAAGGTGGCACTCTTCCacctacagaacaaaaaaaaaaaaataaacctttatcTAGATAAATCTGCCTGTACCAAAACATTTAACTTTATATGCTGGCAAATGTACTATAAGATCTAAACAGCGAAGCATTAGAAAGGTTGTTTCATTGTATTACAAGTCTTTAGACGATTAGGAGATAGACCACTAAACAAAGCCTTCTTTAAATGATTCTCCGaggctgtgttttttatttttttatttggtgaaCAGCAGGTCTCACCACCATGGCTCGGACACTCAGAGCCTGTGAAGGGTTCATCTGACAGAGCTGTCGAAGAGCCTCCGTTCTGCGCCGACCCCCCACGCTTTCCTCATCCTGACGCTCTCCGTTCTTTATCAAACCTCTGCACACTAAAAAGAGAAAAGAGGTTTCGAAGCTACTGTGCAGCATTTTAACACTTACAATGGGATGCAAGTGCTAGGGTTATCTCTTAGGTTAACTCTTCCTTTCTCAGTATCAACTAAGGTCACTGAGTAGCTACCAAGATGAGAAGCAATCCACAAAACTGCTACCTAGCAGCTGTTATTTCTCATGGGAAAATGTTCAAACGTCTCACCAGTTCAACTTGTAAGGCTTAAAATGAGTCAAAAGAACAAGATATTTTTAGACTCTGAATATATTTCAAGCCACATTTTAGCTTTAGTTTTCTTCcttgaatatttaaatacttgttttaatACTAGCATTTTAGGAAAGATACCTTCATTGAAGCTGTCAGGAACATTTGCTACTGATAGACAGAGGAACCATTCGCCATTCCGAACATGCAGCAGGGCTTCAGCTACGTCTATAATTGGTAACAGTGACGGCAGTTCTGCAAGGAAAAGGGGAATATACAttgtaaaatgacaaaacatttcGCAGCGGAGATTGGGAGGAACGGGGCTCCATTTTTTTTACTATCACGATGTACTATCATCTACAGAGTCACTTGTATTCATAAACATAGCAGGTACATTAATTATTGGTTATTTGACCAAGACACTAAATGGGAGTAGTGAATTAATAGCATGTCAAGTGAGGCTGAGGCGATGCATCATATCACTTGACAACTAGTCAAGTCTGTGCATCGTTTCTGTGTAAAGggtttaaacaaagaaaagcttttatttattttttataaaatttggAATTGGCCATTATCTTTTGCATTAAACGCAGAGCGTCTCTGCTCCcctgactcactgaatctgcatgcAATTGAGCTCATCTTCTACCCCCTGCCCTGCCCCCTGTCAGTGTTTACTGATGGGTTTGGATCTGTGCAGGAGTTAAGAgcgttgtgctagaattacaaatactgtatcgagCGAGCTGCAATGCCTTTCGAGGTTTGACTAttgttttctaaagtaagacagaaagaaagaaaagtaaagaaagtaatgtttggaaTTCTCCGGTATCCCAACTAATTTGCGTGGCCATTTAGAGATGCAGAGGTCGcgctagcctttaaaaatgtgcatttgtaaaaagcacaccatctcaaaatctgtgttttcaaccataacatatgtgtttttacatgtagaacatgtaccaatgtctcttcgggtgtgtgtgtgtgtatatatatatatatatatatatatatatatatacacacacacacacacacacacacacactacaatagtGTTACTTGCTGTGTTAcacagtaatatttatttttttaccctttcataatGTTGATGAAGCGATAGGGAAAATTTAGGCCCCGCCCCAGCCTTAATGTCAAGTAAAAGTAAAtgtcgttttttatttttcctacatTATTTCACTTCAGTCCCTTTTCAAACAGTCCACAAGGGGGTGACAAATCCCCAATTAATACCCCTTTTGATTAAAGCAAAATGTCAGTGCAACACAAAAGGGAAGATAACCCCAACTCCATGTTTtataataccatttaaaaaaagacaacatacaATAAAACACTTGCAACTACTAATACTACAGTTTTCAATTTACCACAGTTTTAATGAGGCGTACTACCTGCTTGTAAAATACAGAGGACATCTGCCACTTCTTCTAGATAGACAGTGCTTTCAAAAAGCTCTGAAGACTTTAAGAAAAACTCTCCATTTGAATCAGATACCTATACAATAAAAAGATTGGAACAGTTTAACAAGCGGACAACTGGATACCACTAGGTATAGCATTAACATTAGATACTCTGTTAACCAAGGGTTAAAGCTGACCTCTGCTATGATGCAAATCACCGATATAAGCAAGCAATGTAAATCATACCTTGTTCATTATAGCTAGTAATTCACTGAGTGCCAGCCTTAGCCTCCTGAGTGGATCGCTGTGTTCAAACTCCAAGGTCAGTCCGTGCTGCAGCTGGGACACCAAGATGCTCTCCCCACTTGATCCCCCTGGCTTGTGTCTAGCAGAGGGGCAAACAATGTGACAACCCACACCACGAAAATGAATCGAACACATTCAGAAAGCACTCTGAGCAAACCACATATCCATGACactacagaaaataacacacacctTGCACAAGCACcgtttttataaaaacaaagaaaaatgacacatccgttttaagatatttttttggTACCGTTTCTCTGATTGTGTTCATTTTCCCGGTTAACCAACCCACCCACTCAAGGTTCATCTAACAGTGTATTCACAATCAAGATGCTATGAAGAATGGATCAGAGTTCCAGGCTTGTCAGTACTCTCTCCAGCGATTACCTGAGCTGCTGTTCTTTTCTGGCGTCCTGTTCCAGTGCGTGGAAGTCGACGGACAGCAGGGCGACGATGGAGTTGACGGCTTCCACTCCCGAGAGGAGCCGCAGGATCAGTTTTTTATCCTCGGCCCAGGCGTGGCTCTGGTCTGCAGGAGCGCACAGGGCCATTCTAACCAGGCAGGGCAGCAGCAGCCTCAGCTCAGGGTCACTGAGAGCAGCCAGCCGAACCACATCCACTTTCTGCATTGCTTCGAAGGCATATGGGCTCACAAACTGAAGAGCCGCACACTCTGCCATTTTGTATGAGTCTAAATCTAAATAAGGAACAGACCAATTTGAAAATTTAttttgaaggaataaaaaaaaatcacacaatcCAGCAAGAGGCTGctgttttaaactatttcatggttttcatttaaaaaataaaagttgatttATAGTGATAATTTACTATAATATAATTTGTTAATGCAAGCTCTTCATAAAACAGGCTATTTTTggttaaatgttttgtaaaatctGTAATCTTATTTTTGCTTTAAAGCCTTCAAATCTAGTCTATTAGGATAGTGCAAACTTTTGAGACAGGATCAAACACAGATGCCAATGAAAACCTGCCTTTGAAGGTACAGACAGTGTAAAAGCTGGCatggctattttaaaaaaaaatgtgttcagggAAGAAACTGTGCTTGGGATAACTTCTTTTCCAGCTTGGACACCCTGATAAATACTATTTCCCAGTTGCTGCGTGTTCCTtaaaaagtttagaaaaaaaaaaaatctaaaaattcacaaaattaaataattaggCAAATTAAAACTCGCGGGTGTAAAATATCGACTTTCCAAAgcaaaacatgtatacatttgCTCACATCGGCCACGAAAATGCgcctaataaaaaatgtttttttttttttttttcagtatatatttgtttttcttaaattataaaatgaacagCAGATTACTAACCATATCTTTATCACTTAACTGTCAGCCACATTATTCTAGGTACCACGCTCCGTGTTGAGAGGAATAAGCAAGAGCGCAGCATCAATTCCTTTCAAtttaatcaatacattttactgaattaacaAAAGTTTgggaacattaaaacaaaactataaaaaaaaaaaaacattggaaacgGTAGTATTAAAACTACTGTACACAAATCACATTAGAAACGGTAGTGTTAAAACTGTATTGTATACACGCTGATAAATTAAGATTTGCTTCTTTGTGTTACAGACTTTATTATTTTCATgcaaaatttttgtttttttttctatgtggcTTCATCTTACCTGATTTGAAAACACGTTTATGTATGTAGACCCGGTCCAAGCGCAGCGCCGGGGCCCTGCTGTCACACTCGAGCCTCGGACTCGATTATTGCCTGTACCTAACTGCTGTGCTTAACAGGCGGCTCCTCTCGCAGAACTCTAATGGTTTCATTCTACTTACCTGTACTTCCaggtttggtaaaaaaaaaaaaaaaaaataacaaaatacaaatgatttCCGATTATTAATATAGTTTTGTAAAAACAGAATCTAGCATATCACTACACTAATTAATGTCGTTTTAAACCCACAGGGTTGCGAAACTCACTCCACTCTGTGCATTCATTGTATCAGCTTTGCTGTTACTACTTCGCTGCAAGTGCCCCCTCAGCAGCAGCCCTGCGATATTTACATTTGATTAACGGCGGAAAAGACGTCGAGGAGCCAGCGAGCGCTGCACTTCTCAGAAATGCCTATAGGATACAATGGCAAACCAAAACAAGCAAGGTGAATATTACTGTACTAGACTGTAAATTGAACACAGCACCGGGAACTGAGTCAAGTGTCTAACTCAGCATGTTCCATTAACGTGAAGACGGTATTTAAAAATTACTGTCATATATTACACATACCTCTtctaatcttaaaaaaaaaaaaacacagttacgTGTTTTACTTTAATTGCAAAACCTTACGCCACAGATCAGTCACACAGTATAGTACTGTAAGGCCGTTTAGCAATATCCTCAATCTAGAAAACAAATGACCTGCACAATTAGCAATGAAGTTTGGTGGCCTAAAATTAGAAACATTTctgattgtttaaataaatttcaACTCGGCtttagagaaagaaagaaaacacacacacacacacacacacacacaaaatctttatgaataaattattttatttttcatccgaaactgtttaaaaagaatgaacttttttttttttctttaatttcttcgAACCACAATTTGTACAATTCTCAGCTTTCAGGCCTGACGGTAGCTTTAGTGTGTCTCCATAAAACACCAGGATACAGTTTGATTAAggtcataaaaacaaacaagatgatCTTTTTATGTcttcaaaataaatcaaactagatttgtctttttttttttttttttttttaaaaaaagcactccTAATTAAAGGAAAGTTAAGACACATTTCACATTACACCACACATAAAACATGAAAGCAAAGGCTGCTTGAGGACCAAGTACTTTCTTCTGCATTGCACCATTCAGGACTGGAAGTTGCACCTTTTGACGTTAGAAAATTAAGTTCCACACCAACTCTGATTATGGCAAGACTCAATCTATAATAGGATTGCCACTTTAGCTGATAGATAATTCTCCAGTACATGATACACATTGAAAGCTGCAATTACTGCATTAAGAATTTTGATAACAGgacataatataaaaataagtcaTATGCTCTGGAATTAAGAttttacttttgaaaatacaCAGCTTTATTATatatctgtctctctgtttgtatagatagatatagatagttTATACTTGGACCTGTGTAGCTTTTCTTTCATGGTTTGAAATGATATCTGTAGCACATTTGAAACTAGGAGGCATATATATTCCAATGTGCTTTGTTCTTTTGCCTTTAGGGTTTAAAGCACTCAAGAATGTGACAGTAagtatgctttttgtttttctttgcatgaGATTTAGGTAGAATATGGTGGCTTTGAAATccttgataaaaataaaacacaaagatcGTTATGTTACAATACCTTAAACTTTCACTGCAATTTGGATGAACACAAATACTTACAAAGAATAATCGTCATAAACAATGCATTAAACGGTACTGAAACAGCAAGTGTAAGTAGGAAATACATGGGCTGTAACAAGGAAGGATGGTTTAATTGGCGAGAGATTTGTTTAAACATATTGGCAAGTGCTATTCTTtggaaaataaatctgaatattCCTCcatagctacacacacacacacaaatcatttAGAACCGAGCATTTCTGTGCGATTCAATATCAATAACATTCTTTCTATAGAAAGAGCACACGTAATCATAAATAATATCCACTCTGCCGATTCATCACCACGATAAATCAATCCCTATTCATTTCATAACCCTAAAGCAGCAACCTGCACTTCAAAAGACACTACAGGTAGACCTCAGCAAAATGCTTTAATGGATCCCTCCCCTCTGGAATAAactgattacacaatgttaatcccatttgtttttaaatgtgaccaCACCATGACCCCATAGATTGCCTTTATATTTGTTGAATCCCCCACATCAATTATTTCAGAAAATTACTGGAAACACCACAAAAACCAACTTCGTGTAATAAGGTAGTGTAAAATAAGGAATGCTACAATgaagggaaaatatatatatatttgcagttgAAGCCAAATTGGTGCTGCACCATAGTATAGGAATTcagcaatataaaataactgaagCACTGAACCCAGACCAATCCAAATATCTACCAttctgttatgttttaaaaattgtcaaaatgCACTGATATTCCAAATTCAAAAATGTAAGTGCTCCATTAGGAAAATCTTAACATGTGTTCTGGAGAAACATTAACTGCTACTAGTTGCCACTTTGCACAATTTTTTATACAGTAGAAACAAATAAAATCTGTTgacatcattttatttatatatatttatatatttacacacaaatgAAAAAGTGGCCAACTCTACCATCAATGCAGAATAACCAAAATCACAAACCAGTTAAGCTTGGATTGATAAGAGAACTctacaaatttaaatgaaaaactacagggcatcaaacttttttttgtttgtttgtttgtttgtcaagcATTGTAATTGGTTTGAAgcatgagaaaagaaaaaaaaaaaggctattttatttattaaatatgcagGTGTATTCCAAAACAGGAGGGTTAAGGACCTGAACTGGAATACACTTTGCATAAACCACAGGCTTTAAAATCATTTacaccacacatttatttattcacgCAACGCTCCTGGTACCTTTCCTCCAGACGGCTTACTGGCCTTTCCTCCTTGCTTCTGAATCTGGTATGTTGTACTTCTCTCATTACATGCCAGATACTCTTTAGTTACTCTGGAGGGCTGACggccacccctcccccccccacccccaaataaACACAAGCACAGGGGAATTGAGTAGACTCGCTTTATTCCTCAAACAGAAGTTGCACCACAGTCGGTGGTAcaactaattttatatatatatatagcgccgtTTGGTTTGTCTCTCTAAATGTGTGGTATAAAATACTATTTACGACAATGTACCTCTTTCTTTTGAATAGACACAGTGAATTTCATTGCTGTACAAGTACTCAGCAGGTACAGCTAAGCTGTAAATCCCCACTCTTCAAGGTATGGACATTAACCCCACCCCAACCCATTTATTTTCATCTGTACATCATGGCAATACAAATTTCTGTCCCCCttacaaaaaattataatactcTAAAAAGCAACctactgcaactttttttttcttttttgtatttctttaattaaGACGGTTACATATAATTTTGACCAATTGCTTTAAAGCAAGAAGGCGGTATAAACCTTCtaggattatttttttaatatatatatatataaaaagaggtTAAGAAATATAAgacaatttatacatttaaaaacttacAATAAATAAGATAGATGCAGGCATTTCACTTGGATATTGGTGCTAGGTACTACCATCCAAAACAGGAATTGTCAGGTCTTTATGCAGGAATCGATTCATTTGTGGTTTATTAAGAGCATCCCTTATCTTCCAAAACATCTGACAGCAGACATTATATATTTGAATCCACGATGTCTGATGCAACTAACAAATATCAGGGCTGCGGTTTAGTTCTTTTTAGATCATAGTTTCTTTATCTCGTATTTCTACAAGTCCTCGAAATATAATGACTTAAAAGCAAACCATACAGCCACAATGATATTTGTTGGAAGAAACATCTCATACCCTTTGCACATGCATTGGGAGACAGTTTCAAACTCTTATAAAGTCCAGCACTGTAGTAATCGGTCACACAAAATCC contains the following coding sequences:
- the ints2 gene encoding integrator complex subunit 2, which codes for MAECAALQFVSPYAFEAMQKVDVVRLAALSDPELRLLLPCLVRMALCAPADQSHAWAEDKKLILRLLSGVEAVNSIVALLSVDFHALEQDARKEQQLRHKPGGSSGESILVSQLQHGLTLEFEHSDPLRRLRLALSELLAIMNKVSDSNGEFFLKSSELFESTVYLEEVADVLCILQAELPSLLPIIDVAEALLHVRNGEWFLCLSVANVPDSFNEVCRGLIKNGERQDEESVGGRRRTEALRQLCQMNPSQALSVRAMVVEECHLPGLGVALTLDHTKSDTADDAVSNLVSFVSGLLLGTNAKVRTWFGMFIRNGQQRKKESSSVLWQMRRQLLLELVAILPRSRSTHVPNDSDSDLEQTAAGYSGLREEHVVKASALLRLYCALMGIAGLRPTDEEAEQLLQLMTSRPPATPAGVRFVSLSFCKLLAFPTLVSTPEQEQLMVMWLSWMIKEEEYFESAAGVSASFGEMLLLVAMYFHSNQLSSIIELVCSTLGMKIAIKSSSLSKMKTIFTQEIFTEQVVTAHAVRVPVTNNLNATITGFLPIHCIYQLLRSRAFTKHKVSIKDWIYKQLCETSTPLHTQLLPLIDVYINSILTPASKASPEATNQPITEQEILNVFQGLTGGDSSRIRQRYNIMSQLLVLYYILSYEEALLVNTKALALMQRKPKSYSAALMDQIPIKYLIRQAQGLQQELGGLHSALLRLLATNYPHLCMVEDWICEEEITGTVSLLRRMLLTGTAKKYSQKQLQEAFQMVPSNNTRLMQILEHLTLLSASDLIPYVEVLMSNMSRLLSVGVSRRIFQTVNKLWMVLNTVMPRRLWVMTVNALQPSVKLLRQQKYTQNDLMIDPLIVLRCDQR